From Camelina sativa cultivar DH55 chromosome 5, Cs, whole genome shotgun sequence:
TCAATATAGCAGGGCGATAGGAAAGTATACCCTTTCAAGCATTCGCAAACAGATTCCTCATCATTATCCTTATTGTGCACACTTCcctggaaaaaaaacaaaaacaaaaaaaacgcaAGTTTAGAGATTGAAGATTTTATAAATACCTTATATGTCCTGTCAAGTTATTCTGTTTTTGCGGGTTTCGGGTCATACCTTGATGGTGAGAGccttaagatttggagatttcTTTAGGAGAACTTGCAAACCGTTCCAACATATGCTTCCTTCAGCTGGGATTGATAAATGGAACAGGCTTTCAAACAGATTCCTCCACCTCTTTGAGAGAAGTGCCGTGAACGCCGCTTCTTTCGCCGACAAGAAAGACCCGATGTGGCAAATAATCTCGTCTGGTAGGTTGCTGGTCCTATCAATGCTTTCGTAAACCATAGAGAGTACACTAGTCTTCTGCAAAAACTCTCTTCTAATCTTCGATTCCCTGATCAACCCTAGTCCCCTTCGCTAAGTTAGCCGCCCTTCTATTTAATGTACTCGAGGAGGACCGACCATCATAATTCCTCACCACGCCTTATTAATGTAGATTGATTTATTATCCTAAATTGGTTTATCACTAATCttaaacttaatattttttatatactttattttatttctatcttATATGatgtatattttactttaaaaaaaaatcacattgttacaaaaatatatttcttccaactttttagttttaatatataatatattttctaatgaaagcatataccatataacttaaaagtaaaactatTGATCAAaccaagtaaaacaaaaaaagttttcatacttttaaagttaAAATTGAAACCAAGTCCATTTATGATAaactaatttcaaaaatatagaatatgtactaatatattttaaaaaatcacattgtattcaataattatatatattatattaaaaacaaaacttagataaaaataaaactactgatCAAACCAATTCGAACAAAAGAAGTTTTCATACTTTTActgtaaaaattaaaaccaagttaatttatgatagactaatctaaaaatataacaaataagagaaatcattaatcaagatcataattcccaaagacaaaaagaaaaattttgaaaaatttgactcaaactttatggttttgactgacacaactgaaactcaaaaacagaaaacatagttagtagacaacctcccccagacttaaaaaACAATGTctccagtgttatcaagtaagaggaaagcaaaaatagaaaaaaaaaaaaaaaatcaaaatcaaaagaaaaagaaaaacctaccagtgggttgcctcccactaagcgttTGTTNNNNNNNNNNNNNNNNNNNNNNNNNNNNNNNNNNNNNNNNNNNNNNNNNNNNNNNNNNNNNNNNNNNNNNNNNNNNNNNNNNNNNNNNNNNNNNNNNNNNNNNNNNNNNNNNNNNNNNNNNNNNNNNNNNNNNNNNNNNNNNNNNNNNNNNNNNNNNNNNNNNNNNNNNNNNNNNNNNNNNNNNNNNNNNNNNNNNNNNNNNNNNNNNNNNNNNNNNNNNNNNNNNNNNNNNNNNNNNNNNNNNNNNNNNNNNNNNNNNNNNNNNNNNNNNNNNNNNNNNNNNNNNNNNNNNNNNNNNNNNNNNNNNNNNNNNNNNNNNNNNNNNNNNNNNNNNNNNNNNNNNNNNNNNNNNNNNNNNNNNNNNNNNNNNNNNNNNNNNNNNNNNNNNNNNNNNNNNNNNNNNNNNNNNNNNNNNNNNNNNNNNNNNNNNNNNNNNNNNNNNNNNNNNNNNNNNNNNNNNNN
This genomic window contains:
- the LOC104788563 gene encoding putative F-box/LRR-repeat protein At5g15620, which gives rise to MVYESIDRTSNLPDEIICHIGSFLSAKEAAFTALLSKRWRNLFESLFHLSIPAEGSICWNGLQVLLKKSPNLKALTIKGSVHNKDNDEESVCECLKGYTFLSPCYIEVVKIRECKGERGEMVQIKHMLETLPCLKLLEIRLKPGRDDTHLQIMTYLITSSRSSSKSICTVKVVSSKCTVKVVLQ